One stretch of Candidatus Binataceae bacterium DNA includes these proteins:
- a CDS encoding thioredoxin domain-containing protein produces the protein MSQSNEPGRKPNRLINEQSPYLHQHAYNPVDWYPWGEEALARAKAENKPIMLSIGYSACHWCHVMERESFENDDIAKLINQYFIPIKVDREERPDLDQIYMDAVQMITGRGGWPLTMFLAPDGRPFFGGTYYPPSDRGGMPGFPRVLLGIAKAYMDGAKEVTNNLEKLTEAVGALSSYQPGAGELKPDLPAIAARALAQHYDSINGGIGGAPKFPNTFVFSLFLRVSQIDGDESLAEAVRNTLKKMARGGVYDQIGGGFHRYSVDERWLVPHFEKMLYDNALLAPLYLDAGRALNEPEFLDVAREILDYVLREMTSPDGGFYSTQDADSEGVEGKFFVWTPEEVEEVVGDDLSEIAERYFDVSVEGNFEDANILHRTIEPADAARMFKKSEDEMADAIKALRSKLFAAREKRVKPGRDDKILVAWNAMMISAFAAGARALHEPRYLEAAKRAIDFIMTKMWDGHAFKRSFKDGVARFNAYLEDYALLTSAMIDVYEASLDVRYIERARQLAEIVLERFLDRARGGFYFTSDDHEQLITRSKAAFDGSTPSGNSAAVMALLRLYGYTGEERYRAEAERTLLLLRELIEKQPFGFSHLLEAVDLYQRGPTEVVLIGEHGDPELELWLERLALLYVPNLALFVIDPKTQDRFVPEPARGKTQIDGKLTGYVCRERVCTSPMTTYKELESELIG, from the coding sequence ATGAGCCAGAGTAACGAGCCCGGGCGCAAGCCGAATCGCCTTATCAACGAGCAGAGCCCTTACCTGCACCAGCACGCCTACAATCCCGTCGACTGGTATCCGTGGGGCGAGGAGGCGCTCGCTCGCGCCAAGGCTGAGAACAAACCGATCATGCTCTCGATCGGTTATTCCGCGTGTCATTGGTGCCACGTGATGGAGCGCGAGTCGTTCGAGAACGACGATATCGCCAAGCTCATCAATCAGTACTTCATCCCGATCAAAGTGGATCGGGAGGAGCGGCCCGACCTCGATCAGATTTACATGGACGCGGTGCAGATGATCACCGGGCGCGGCGGATGGCCACTCACGATGTTTCTCGCGCCGGACGGGCGGCCCTTCTTTGGCGGCACCTACTATCCTCCGTCGGATCGCGGTGGCATGCCGGGCTTCCCGCGCGTGCTGCTCGGCATCGCGAAGGCCTACATGGATGGTGCCAAGGAAGTCACCAACAATCTCGAGAAGCTGACCGAGGCTGTAGGCGCTCTCAGTAGTTATCAGCCTGGCGCGGGCGAGCTGAAGCCCGATCTTCCAGCGATCGCGGCGCGCGCGCTCGCGCAGCATTACGACAGTATCAACGGTGGAATCGGTGGCGCGCCGAAATTTCCCAACACCTTCGTGTTTTCGCTCTTCCTGCGCGTATCGCAGATCGACGGCGACGAGAGCCTTGCCGAGGCCGTGCGCAATACGCTCAAGAAGATGGCGCGCGGCGGCGTTTACGATCAGATCGGCGGCGGATTCCATCGCTACAGCGTCGACGAGCGCTGGCTGGTGCCGCATTTCGAGAAGATGCTCTACGACAACGCGCTGCTTGCGCCGCTCTACCTCGACGCCGGCCGCGCGCTCAACGAGCCCGAGTTCCTCGACGTCGCGCGCGAGATCCTCGACTACGTGCTGCGCGAGATGACCAGTCCGGACGGCGGCTTCTACTCGACGCAAGACGCCGATAGCGAAGGCGTCGAAGGCAAGTTCTTCGTCTGGACGCCCGAGGAGGTCGAGGAGGTCGTCGGCGACGATCTCAGCGAAATCGCCGAGCGCTATTTCGATGTCAGCGTCGAAGGCAACTTCGAGGACGCGAACATTCTGCATCGCACGATCGAGCCCGCCGACGCGGCGCGGATGTTCAAGAAGTCCGAAGACGAAATGGCCGACGCGATCAAGGCGCTGCGCAGCAAGCTCTTCGCCGCGCGCGAAAAACGCGTCAAGCCCGGGCGCGACGACAAGATCCTCGTTGCATGGAATGCGATGATGATCTCGGCATTCGCCGCCGGCGCGCGCGCGCTCCACGAGCCGCGCTACCTCGAAGCGGCGAAGCGCGCGATCGACTTCATCATGACGAAGATGTGGGACGGCCACGCGTTCAAGCGCTCCTTCAAGGACGGCGTCGCGCGCTTCAACGCATACCTCGAAGATTACGCGCTGCTTACGTCGGCGATGATCGACGTTTACGAAGCCTCGCTCGACGTGCGTTACATCGAGCGCGCGCGTCAGCTCGCCGAGATCGTCCTGGAGCGCTTTCTCGATCGCGCGCGCGGCGGTTTCTACTTCACCTCCGATGATCACGAACAGCTAATCACGCGTTCCAAGGCCGCCTTCGACGGCTCGACGCCGTCGGGCAACAGCGCGGCGGTGATGGCGCTGCTGAGGCTCTACGGCTACACCGGCGAAGAGCGTTACCGCGCCGAGGCCGAGCGCACGCTGCTCCTGCTGCGGGAGCTTATCGAGAAGCAGCCGTTCGGATTCTCGCACCTGCTCGAGGCCGTCGATCTTTACCAGCGAGGGCCGACCGAAGTTGTTCTGATCGGGGAGCACGGCGATCCGGAGCTCGAACTATGGCTTGAGCGGCTCGCCCTGCTCTACGTTCCGAACCTGGCGCTGTTCGTGATCGATCCAAAAACCCAGGACCGTTTCGTGCCCGAGCCGGCCCGCGGCAAGACGCAGATCGATGGCAAGCTCACCGGGTATGTTTGCCGCGAGCGGGTCTGCACCTCGCCGATGACCACGTACAAGGAACTCGAAAGCGAACTTATCGGCTGA
- a CDS encoding glycosyltransferase family 39 protein, protein MSSASPSIASAETPASRHDRRWLVVAAIVLVMAAILFFARLGARALWASEFRWAEIAREMMVTGNYFWPTIDGRVYYDKPLGSYWLVLMATPFTGGLNEAAARVPCVIAGLGAIALLMLLTRRLYDSRTGVLAGFILATSFSFVFFSRHASADVETLTGELGALLLFHHHEERQDGWWVVGLWVVMALTSLTKGLLGFVLPILVIGSYCSLRNGWAVLGDGLLKGSLARRINWVIENNRWLFNWKSIVAIAVGAAIYSLPFQISNLIMGSDKGLAMVYRENVVRFFHPFDHRGPVYLYVYVIFALMAPWSVLLPAALVETHHLRGEQAEPARSDRFALVYFWATFVFYTLSGSRRSYYLLPILPGAAMLVARTLAYPGELRSKIAAFLIKFGYGLIAAASAASIWMTMPPQHLLPGHLALLPPAPARAVIVVLWMISVASALYVIGKITPRRIAISTSIIAYLAMVYIFIFAMPAADAYRGEKPFGLRVLQETGGKTDQIVFYNTLGPLFYLNPPKPIPIYAHKDDLSKAVAQNNVGWLITRRRDLEDMSFPVQVVLTEQTFPWEQEPELRNKDVLVKVGPPSK, encoded by the coding sequence ATGAGTTCCGCTTCTCCTTCGATTGCTTCCGCTGAGACTCCCGCTTCACGCCACGATCGCCGATGGCTGGTGGTTGCCGCCATCGTGCTGGTTATGGCCGCGATTCTTTTCTTTGCCCGGCTCGGTGCGCGCGCGCTCTGGGCCTCGGAGTTTCGCTGGGCAGAGATTGCGCGCGAGATGATGGTCACGGGCAATTATTTTTGGCCCACGATCGATGGCCGCGTGTATTACGACAAGCCGCTCGGCTCGTATTGGCTGGTGCTGATGGCGACGCCGTTCACCGGCGGCCTCAATGAAGCGGCAGCGCGAGTGCCGTGCGTAATCGCGGGCCTGGGCGCGATTGCTCTGCTGATGCTGCTGACGCGGCGGCTCTACGACTCGCGCACAGGAGTGCTCGCGGGATTTATCCTCGCGACGAGCTTCAGCTTCGTATTTTTTTCGCGGCACGCTTCGGCCGATGTCGAGACTCTAACCGGCGAGCTGGGCGCGTTGCTGCTCTTTCATCATCACGAGGAGCGCCAGGATGGATGGTGGGTCGTCGGGCTCTGGGTGGTGATGGCGCTGACGTCGCTCACGAAGGGCTTGCTCGGATTCGTGCTGCCGATACTGGTGATAGGAAGCTACTGCTCGCTGCGCAACGGATGGGCGGTGCTGGGCGACGGACTTCTCAAGGGCAGCCTTGCGCGGCGCATCAACTGGGTCATCGAGAACAACCGATGGCTTTTCAACTGGAAGTCGATCGTCGCGATCGCGGTCGGTGCGGCGATCTATTCCTTACCGTTTCAGATTTCGAATCTCATCATGGGATCGGACAAGGGACTTGCGATGGTTTATCGCGAGAACGTGGTGCGATTCTTCCACCCGTTCGACCATCGCGGGCCGGTTTACCTCTACGTGTACGTGATCTTCGCGCTGATGGCGCCGTGGTCGGTGCTGTTGCCGGCGGCTCTGGTCGAGACGCATCATCTGCGCGGCGAACAGGCGGAGCCTGCGCGCAGCGATCGTTTCGCGCTGGTGTATTTCTGGGCGACCTTCGTTTTCTATACGCTGTCCGGCTCGCGCCGCAGCTATTATCTGCTGCCGATCCTGCCGGGGGCGGCGATGCTCGTGGCGCGGACTCTCGCCTATCCGGGCGAGCTGCGATCGAAGATTGCGGCGTTCCTGATCAAGTTCGGCTACGGATTAATCGCGGCGGCGAGCGCGGCTTCGATCTGGATGACGATGCCGCCGCAGCATCTCCTCCCGGGCCATCTTGCCTTGCTGCCGCCGGCGCCGGCACGCGCGGTTATCGTAGTGCTCTGGATGATCTCGGTCGCATCGGCGCTCTACGTAATAGGCAAAATAACGCCGCGTCGAATCGCAATCTCGACCAGCATCATCGCCTATCTCGCGATGGTTTACATCTTCATCTTTGCGATGCCCGCGGCGGACGCATATCGCGGTGAGAAGCCATTCGGGCTGCGCGTGCTCCAGGAGACCGGCGGCAAGACCGATCAGATCGTGTTCTACAACACCCTCGGACCGCTCTTTTATCTAAATCCGCCGAAACCAATCCCGATATACGCTCACAAAGACGATCTCAGCAAAGCCGTCGCGCAGAACAACGTGGGCTGGCTGATAACGCGCCGCCGCGATCTCGAGGATATGAGCTTTCCGGTTCAGGTCGTACTGACCGAACAAACCTTTCCATGGGAACAGGAACCGGAACTACGCAACAAGGATGTCCTGGTAAAGGTGGGACCGCCTTCCAAGTGA